From the genome of Bacteroides sp. MSB163, one region includes:
- a CDS encoding DUF3427 domain-containing protein, protein MIYILEKYQFRNLRFTLEVLKQKTKTMLMKLGIYEQIINQLFEKKISSIDQTRFYIGERTIEKNEVAKMLSMHLSGIFEQMLMDVVETVTDIEENEEAAKTHALKKSIDLTNAIIGKLVKDFHLESGNFVSAQAKILTAVIDKTQSDYPNLAKRLKEIMPIKGLVNGELFTGKGVKLYTELQKEICSANEIRLMVSFIKKRGLALLLPQLKEFTYRGGLLKVITTTYMKATDFEAVKQLAALKNTEIKITYDETSERLHAKAYVFLRETGFNTAYIGSSNMSEQALDTGAEWNVKVTQMEQPRMMKTIMGAFDASWWAEGYDTFVNGEDDIRLKAALDENSDNEIDFNVLQLIRPFDYQQEILENLQMEREVRGHWRNLVIAATGTGKTVIAASDYKIFANSHERARLLFVAHREEILRQSIRTFQQVLCDYNFGEKWYGGKEPTNYEHVFASKDTLNNRLDDLYLPEDYYDYIVIDEVHHVAAGSYRKIIDYFKPKILLGLTATPERMDGYDITQEFDGTISAEIRLDDALNKGLLAPFHYYGITDSVDYSEVTWNRGQYVASELSRIYTYNDARTGVILKSLETYLTISNISNVRALCFCVDQEHAKYMAAKFTLCGLKADVLTSENAQMRAILYKRLKNKKINYLFVVDMFNEGVDIPEVDTILFLRPTESLTVFIQQFGRGLRKAEGKTHVDIFDYIGNCRSEFNYTNRMRAIIGRTSMSVEEEMERNCPHLPLGCKISLEPKAKEYIIRNIKGAIKRFTTQHIIALVQNFERHHSVPLTLTNFIRIYQIPLNKLYRDRTWNQLLCETGIEHQQSRFNAELRRAVLRKWLATDSYSYLSFIKNLVQKDFKVKVDMLTPVDQKRLLMFYYDLFENAGYFNNLQKMVDELATDHYLCIELKEIITLLLQRNKAYEKTDNSMLPNFPLKLHGVYTKAQIQVAIGTSTLERKSPSREGVERNKKLKLEAMFVDIIKNREEGSTTDYDDKALSPYLFQWDTQNRVKPESNEGKAYINQTRTMLLFIREQKNFAEDKSRTMGYVYLGRVTLNKWEYKNLGTRKQMQIVWNMIEPIPGSVMLFARMKEIA, encoded by the coding sequence TTGATATATATTTTAGAAAAATATCAATTTAGAAATCTGAGATTTACTCTTGAAGTGTTAAAACAAAAAACAAAGACAATGCTGATGAAATTAGGAATATACGAGCAAATTATCAATCAATTGTTTGAAAAGAAAATTTCTTCAATTGACCAAACTCGTTTCTATATAGGGGAACGAACTATTGAAAAGAATGAAGTAGCAAAAATGCTCTCTATGCACCTAAGTGGCATCTTCGAACAAATGCTAATGGATGTGGTTGAGACAGTTACTGACATAGAGGAAAATGAAGAAGCTGCAAAAACACACGCCTTAAAAAAAAGCATTGATTTGACCAATGCCATTATTGGTAAACTGGTAAAAGATTTTCATTTAGAATCAGGAAATTTTGTGTCGGCGCAAGCCAAGATTCTAACAGCAGTTATCGACAAGACGCAGTCTGATTATCCCAATTTAGCTAAACGGTTAAAAGAGATAATGCCTATTAAGGGGCTCGTAAATGGAGAACTATTTACTGGCAAAGGCGTCAAATTGTATACAGAACTACAGAAGGAAATATGTTCCGCTAACGAAATCCGCCTGATGGTATCGTTCATCAAAAAACGTGGTCTTGCATTACTACTACCACAACTGAAGGAATTTACCTACAGAGGAGGTTTGCTAAAGGTAATAACTACTACTTACATGAAGGCTACTGATTTTGAAGCAGTAAAGCAGTTAGCAGCCCTAAAGAATACTGAAATCAAAATAACTTACGACGAAACATCAGAGCGCCTACATGCAAAAGCTTATGTTTTTCTGCGTGAAACTGGTTTCAATACAGCCTATATAGGCTCGTCAAATATGTCTGAGCAGGCTCTTGATACAGGTGCAGAGTGGAACGTTAAAGTAACTCAAATGGAACAACCTCGTATGATGAAAACCATCATGGGAGCTTTTGATGCTTCATGGTGGGCTGAAGGTTATGATACTTTTGTAAATGGTGAAGATGATATACGACTAAAAGCTGCCCTTGACGAAAATTCGGATAACGAAATTGACTTTAATGTACTTCAATTGATACGTCCGTTTGACTACCAACAAGAAATATTGGAAAACTTACAGATGGAGCGCGAAGTGAGAGGGCACTGGCGGAATCTTGTAATAGCTGCAACAGGTACAGGTAAGACAGTGATAGCGGCAAGCGATTATAAGATATTTGCTAATAGCCACGAACGTGCACGTTTGTTGTTTGTGGCCCATCGTGAAGAAATCCTCAGACAAAGTATACGGACATTCCAACAAGTGCTTTGTGATTACAACTTTGGTGAGAAATGGTATGGAGGCAAAGAACCAACCAATTATGAACATGTGTTTGCTTCCAAGGATACGTTAAACAATCGCTTGGATGATTTGTATCTACCAGAAGACTATTATGACTATATTGTCATTGACGAAGTACACCACGTAGCTGCAGGCTCTTATCGAAAAATTATAGATTATTTCAAACCAAAGATACTCTTAGGATTGACTGCAACACCAGAGCGAATGGATGGTTATGATATTACACAGGAGTTTGATGGAACTATATCTGCGGAAATTCGCCTTGACGATGCATTGAATAAGGGACTATTAGCCCCGTTCCATTATTACGGAATAACGGATTCAGTGGACTATTCAGAAGTGACATGGAACAGGGGGCAATATGTTGCATCAGAGCTCTCGCGTATATATACATATAATGATGCTCGTACTGGTGTTATATTGAAATCTCTAGAAACATACCTAACTATATCCAATATCAGTAATGTTAGAGCATTATGCTTCTGTGTTGACCAGGAACATGCCAAATATATGGCAGCAAAATTTACGCTATGTGGATTGAAAGCAGATGTACTGACTAGCGAAAATGCTCAGATGCGTGCAATACTATACAAGAGATTAAAGAACAAGAAGATCAATTACTTGTTTGTAGTAGATATGTTCAATGAGGGAGTAGATATTCCTGAAGTAGATACCATTTTATTCCTTCGTCCAACAGAGAGTCTCACTGTGTTTATTCAACAGTTCGGGCGCGGTCTGCGTAAGGCAGAAGGAAAGACTCATGTGGATATTTTTGATTATATTGGAAACTGTCGTTCCGAGTTCAATTACACAAACCGCATGCGTGCGATAATCGGGCGAACATCAATGAGTGTTGAGGAAGAAATGGAACGCAACTGTCCCCATTTACCCTTAGGATGTAAAATTTCACTTGAGCCAAAGGCCAAGGAATATATTATAAGAAACATCAAGGGGGCAATAAAACGATTTACTACACAACATATCATTGCATTAGTACAAAATTTTGAGAGACATCATTCTGTACCGCTTACACTTACCAATTTTATCAGGATATATCAGATTCCCTTAAATAAATTATATCGTGACAGGACATGGAATCAACTTTTATGTGAGACTGGAATAGAGCATCAACAATCCCGATTCAATGCTGAACTACGCCGTGCCGTACTTCGTAAATGGTTAGCTACAGATTCGTATAGCTATCTAAGTTTTATTAAGAATCTGGTGCAGAAAGATTTTAAGGTAAAGGTGGATATGCTAACTCCTGTCGACCAAAAACGTCTGTTAATGTTCTATTATGATTTGTTTGAAAATGCAGGATATTTTAACAATCTTCAGAAAATGGTGGATGAACTTGCAACCGACCATTACCTCTGTATAGAACTTAAAGAAATAATAACACTGCTACTTCAAAGAAACAAAGCATATGAAAAAACGGATAATTCAATGTTGCCTAATTTCCCATTGAAATTACATGGAGTATATACAAAAGCTCAAATTCAAGTAGCCATAGGAACATCTACACTTGAAAGAAAATCTCCATCTCGCGAAGGAGTAGAACGCAACAAAAAATTGAAATTGGAAGCGATGTTTGTCGATATTATTAAAAATCGCGAAGAAGGATCTACAACAGATTATGACGACAAAGCACTTTCTCCCTACTTGTTTCAATGGGATACACAGAATCGTGTGAAACCAGAATCCAATGAAGGAAAAGCATATATCAACCAAACGCGAACAATGCTTTTGTTCATTCGCGAACAGAAAAACTTTGCGGAAGACAAATCACGCACAATGGGATATGTCTATTTGGGACGTGTTACACTGAATAAATGGGAGTACAAAAACTTAGGTACTCGAAAGCAGATGCAAATAGTGTGGAATATGATTGAACCAATTCCTGGTAGTGTAATGCTTTTTGCAAGAATGAAGGAAATTGCATAA
- a CDS encoding (deoxy)nucleoside triphosphate pyrophosphohydrolase has product MKKIEVVAAIISKGDKILATQRGYGEWKDWWEFPGGKIEATETPETALIREIREELSADISVNNFLYTVEYDYPSFHFTMHCYFCSLLTDVWSLNEHKAACWLSKEELDNVKWLPADLQILPILK; this is encoded by the coding sequence ATGAAGAAAATAGAAGTTGTTGCTGCCATCATCTCTAAGGGAGACAAGATTCTTGCCACGCAAAGAGGATATGGAGAATGGAAAGATTGGTGGGAATTTCCTGGCGGAAAAATAGAGGCTACAGAAACTCCCGAGACTGCATTGATACGTGAAATTCGTGAAGAGCTATCAGCAGATATAAGCGTGAATAATTTTCTATATACTGTGGAATATGACTATCCCTCATTCCACTTTACAATGCACTGCTATTTTTGCTCTCTATTAACAGATGTTTGGAGTCTAAACGAGCATAAAGCTGCATGTTGGCTTTCAAAAGAAGAATTAGATAATGTAAAATGGCTGCCTGCTGATTTACAAATTCTTCCAATATTAAAATAG
- a CDS encoding MATE family efflux transporter codes for MERDSIDFKNTDIAALFRKLLLPTVLGMIFSALFVITDGIFVGKGIGSDALAAVNIVAPLWLFSTGIGLMFGVGASVVASIHLSHGKVKAARINITQSIVVSSLLLIGTSTLLCSFAPQVVHLLGGSERLTPLAVEYMVWFVPFSVFTALLNSGMFFLRLDGSPNFAMMCNVVAAILNIILDYLFIFPFGWGMFGAAIASAIGTTVGALMIIIYLSRHKCALRFYPVKFTRKSMRLTRRNIGYMCRLGSSAFLCEVAIACMMFVGNIVFIHYLQEEGVAAFSIACYFFPIIFMVYNAIAQSAQPIISYNHGLHEETRVRRAYLLALKTAIGCGTVFALVTIFFSSEIVSMFIDRSYPAYEIASKGLPLYATGFIFFAVNIVSIGYFQSVERARYATIITLLRGFVLLTACFFGLPLLFGNPGIWLATPLAELLTTLFILTIYIKAKRKHKKNIVSLQHGNDDKEILPKIQSPGKKPA; via the coding sequence ATGGAAAGAGATAGCATTGATTTTAAAAACACAGACATCGCGGCATTGTTCCGCAAATTATTACTCCCTACTGTACTGGGAATGATATTTTCCGCATTATTTGTCATTACGGATGGAATATTCGTAGGAAAAGGTATTGGCAGTGATGCACTTGCAGCAGTAAATATAGTGGCGCCATTATGGTTATTCTCTACGGGCATCGGACTGATGTTTGGTGTAGGAGCATCTGTTGTAGCCTCCATCCACTTGTCACATGGAAAAGTAAAAGCTGCCCGCATCAATATTACTCAGTCTATAGTTGTATCTTCATTGTTGTTGATAGGTACCTCCACGCTACTCTGTTCGTTCGCCCCACAGGTAGTACATCTATTGGGCGGTTCCGAGCGTTTGACTCCACTGGCTGTAGAATATATGGTATGGTTTGTCCCGTTCTCGGTGTTTACCGCCCTGCTTAACTCAGGAATGTTCTTCCTGCGTCTGGACGGATCACCCAACTTTGCCATGATGTGCAACGTAGTAGCTGCCATCTTGAATATCATTCTCGATTACCTGTTCATCTTTCCTTTCGGTTGGGGCATGTTCGGTGCAGCTATTGCCAGTGCCATCGGTACTACGGTGGGAGCATTGATGATAATCATCTACCTCTCCCGCCACAAATGCGCTCTACGCTTTTACCCCGTAAAATTCACTCGCAAAAGTATGCGACTGACTCGTCGCAATATAGGTTATATGTGCCGGCTAGGGTCTTCTGCTTTTCTGTGTGAAGTAGCTATTGCCTGCATGATGTTTGTCGGAAACATCGTGTTTATACATTATTTACAAGAAGAAGGTGTAGCTGCATTCAGCATTGCATGTTACTTCTTCCCTATCATATTTATGGTGTACAACGCCATTGCACAATCCGCTCAACCCATTATCAGCTACAATCACGGACTTCATGAAGAAACCCGTGTACGTCGTGCCTATTTATTGGCGCTGAAAACAGCCATCGGCTGTGGTACTGTCTTCGCTCTGGTCACCATCTTCTTCAGTTCAGAGATTGTTTCCATGTTCATCGACCGCAGTTATCCGGCCTATGAAATAGCCAGCAAAGGACTTCCTCTATATGCCACCGGCTTTATTTTCTTCGCTGTCAATATCGTTTCCATCGGATATTTTCAAAGTGTGGAACGGGCTCGTTATGCCACTATCATTACCCTGTTGCGTGGTTTCGTCCTGCTGACAGCGTGCTTCTTCGGACTCCCCCTACTCTTTGGTAATCCGGGTATCTGGTTGGCAACCCCTCTGGCTGAGCTACTGACCACCCTTTTCATACTTACTATTTATATAAAAGCAAAAAGAAAGCACAAAAAAAATATAGTATCTTTGCAGCATGGAAATGATGATAAAGAAATTCTGCCAAAGATACAGAGTCCCGGAAAAAAGCCTGCATGA
- a CDS encoding saccharopine dehydrogenase family protein, with translation MGKVLIIGAGGVGTVVAHKVAQNPDVFTEIMIASRTKSKCDAIVKAIGNPNIQTAQVDADNVDELVALFNSFKPEIVINVALPYQDLTIMEACLKSGVNYLDTANYEPKDVAHFEYSWQWAYKKRFEDAGLTAILGCGFDPGVSGIYTAYAAKHYFDEMQYLDIVDCNAGNHHKAFATNFNPEINIREITQNGRYYENGQWVTTQPLEIHKDLTYPNIGPRDSYLLYHEELESLVKNFPTIKRARFWMTFGQEYLTHLRVIQNIGMARIDEVDYNGMKIVPLQFLKAVLPNPQDLGENYEGETSIGCRIRGLKDGKERTYYVYNNCSHQEAYKETGMQGVSYTTGVPAMIGAMMFLKGLWKKPGVWNVEEFNPDPFMEQLNKQGLPWHEVFDKDLEV, from the coding sequence ATGGGTAAAGTTCTTATTATCGGTGCAGGCGGTGTAGGTACCGTCGTTGCGCACAAGGTGGCTCAAAATCCGGATGTATTCACTGAGATCATGATTGCCAGCCGCACAAAGTCCAAATGCGACGCTATCGTAAAAGCAATCGGTAACCCCAACATCCAAACCGCACAGGTAGATGCCGACAATGTGGATGAACTGGTTGCTCTCTTTAATAGCTTCAAACCCGAAATCGTCATAAACGTAGCACTTCCCTATCAGGATCTTACCATTATGGAAGCTTGTCTTAAAAGCGGAGTCAACTATCTGGACACTGCCAACTATGAGCCGAAAGATGTGGCTCACTTTGAATACAGCTGGCAATGGGCATATAAGAAACGTTTTGAGGATGCCGGACTGACCGCCATTCTTGGTTGCGGTTTCGATCCGGGGGTAAGTGGTATTTATACTGCATATGCTGCCAAACATTATTTCGATGAAATGCAATATCTGGATATTGTAGATTGCAACGCAGGTAATCATCATAAGGCATTTGCAACGAACTTCAATCCGGAAATCAATATTCGTGAAATCACGCAGAACGGACGTTACTATGAGAATGGCCAATGGGTAACAACCCAACCGTTGGAAATCCATAAGGACCTGACTTATCCGAATATCGGACCTCGTGATTCCTATCTGTTATATCACGAAGAATTAGAATCTTTGGTGAAAAACTTCCCTACCATCAAGCGTGCACGTTTCTGGATGACTTTCGGTCAGGAATACCTGACTCACCTGCGAGTAATCCAGAACATCGGTATGGCACGTATCGATGAAGTGGATTACAATGGGATGAAAATCGTCCCGCTGCAATTCCTGAAAGCCGTATTGCCTAACCCGCAAGATCTGGGCGAAAATTATGAAGGAGAAACTTCCATTGGCTGCCGTATCCGGGGATTAAAAGACGGTAAAGAACGCACCTACTACGTTTACAATAATTGTAGCCACCAGGAAGCCTATAAGGAAACAGGTATGCAGGGTGTAAGCTATACAACAGGGGTTCCCGCCATGATAGGTGCCATGATGTTCCTCAAAGGATTGTGGAAGAAACCGGGAGTATGGAATGTGGAAGAGTTTAATCCGGACCCGTTCATGGAACAGTTGAACAAACAGGGATTGCCTTGGCATGAAGTGTTTGATAAAGATTTGGAAGTATAA
- the dnaK gene encoding molecular chaperone DnaK produces the protein MGKIIGIDLGTTNSCVAVFEGNEPVVIANSEGKRTTPSIVAFVDGGERKVGDPAKRQAITNPTRTVSSIKRFMGETWDQVQKEVARMPYKVVKGDNNMPRVDIDGRLYTPQEISAMILQKMKKTAEDYLGQEITEAVITVPAYFSDSQRQATKEAGQIAGLEVKRIVNEPTAAALAYGIDKANKDMKVAVFDLGGGTFDISILEFGGGVFEVLSTNGDTHLGGDDFDQVIITWLVDEFKNDEGADLTQDPMAMQRLKEAAEKAKIELSSSTSTEINLPYIMPVGGVPKHLVKTLTRAKFEALAHTLIQACLEPCKKAMSDAGLNNADIDEVILVGGSSRIPAVQKLVEDFFGKAPSKGVNPDEVVAVGAAVQGAVLTDEIKGVVLLDVTPLSMGIETLGGVMTKLIDANTTIPCKKSETFSTAADNQSEVTIHVLQGERPMAAQNKSIGQFNLSGIAPARRGVPQIEVTFDIDANGILKVSAKDKATGKEQAIRIEASSGLSKEEIEKMKAEAEANAEADKKEREKIDKLNQADSMIFTTENQLKELGDKLPADKKVPIEAALQKLKDAHKAQDLAAVDTAMAELNTAFQAASAEMYAQSGAQGGAQAGPDTNAGQAGGAQDSGKHGDNVQDADFEEVK, from the coding sequence ATGGGAAAAATTATTGGTATTGACTTAGGAACTACAAACTCTTGCGTTGCTGTATTTGAAGGTAACGAACCTGTAGTAATTGCAAACAGTGAAGGAAAACGCACTACTCCGTCTATCGTAGCATTCGTTGACGGTGGTGAGCGTAAAGTGGGTGACCCTGCAAAACGTCAGGCTATCACGAACCCGACAAGAACCGTATCTTCAATCAAACGTTTCATGGGTGAAACTTGGGATCAGGTACAGAAAGAAGTTGCCCGTATGCCATATAAGGTTGTAAAGGGTGATAACAACATGCCGCGTGTAGATATCGACGGACGTCTGTATACTCCGCAAGAAATTTCAGCTATGATTCTTCAGAAAATGAAGAAGACCGCTGAGGACTATTTGGGACAAGAAATTACGGAAGCAGTTATTACTGTTCCGGCTTACTTCTCTGATTCTCAACGTCAGGCTACAAAAGAAGCCGGTCAGATTGCCGGTCTGGAAGTGAAGCGTATCGTAAACGAACCGACAGCTGCTGCTTTGGCTTACGGTATCGATAAAGCGAACAAAGATATGAAGGTTGCCGTATTCGACCTTGGTGGTGGTACATTCGATATCTCTATCCTGGAATTCGGTGGCGGTGTATTCGAAGTATTGTCAACAAACGGTGATACTCACCTTGGTGGTGATGACTTCGACCAGGTAATCATCACTTGGTTGGTAGATGAATTCAAGAATGACGAAGGCGCTGACCTGACTCAGGATCCGATGGCTATGCAACGTCTGAAGGAAGCTGCTGAAAAAGCTAAGATTGAATTGTCTTCTTCTACAAGTACTGAAATCAACTTGCCGTACATTATGCCGGTAGGTGGTGTGCCTAAGCACTTGGTGAAGACTTTGACTCGTGCTAAGTTCGAAGCTCTGGCTCACACTTTGATTCAGGCTTGTCTGGAACCGTGTAAGAAGGCTATGTCTGATGCTGGTTTGAACAATGCTGATATTGATGAGGTAATCCTTGTAGGTGGTTCTTCACGTATACCGGCCGTACAGAAATTGGTTGAGGATTTCTTCGGTAAAGCTCCTTCTAAAGGTGTGAATCCGGATGAAGTAGTAGCCGTAGGTGCTGCCGTACAAGGTGCTGTGTTGACGGATGAAATCAAGGGTGTGGTATTGCTGGATGTTACTCCGCTGTCTATGGGTATCGAAACTCTGGGTGGTGTAATGACAAAGTTGATTGATGCTAACACTACTATTCCGTGCAAGAAGAGCGAAACATTCTCTACTGCTGCTGATAACCAGAGCGAAGTAACGATCCACGTATTGCAAGGCGAGCGTCCGATGGCTGCTCAGAATAAGTCAATCGGTCAGTTTAATCTGTCAGGTATTGCTCCGGCTCGTCGCGGTGTTCCTCAGATTGAGGTTACGTTCGATATTGATGCTAACGGTATCTTGAAGGTGTCTGCTAAGGATAAGGCTACCGGTAAGGAACAAGCCATTCGTATCGAGGCTTCCAGCGGTTTGAGTAAAGAAGAAATTGAAAAGATGAAAGCTGAGGCTGAAGCTAATGCTGAAGCTGATAAGAAAGAGCGTGAAAAGATTGACAAGCTGAATCAGGCTGACTCAATGATCTTCACTACTGAAAATCAGTTGAAGGAGTTGGGCGACAAGTTGCCGGCTGATAAGAAAGTTCCGATTGAAGCTGCTTTGCAGAAACTGAAAGATGCTCATAAAGCACAGGATTTGGCTGCTGTTGATACTGCTATGGCAGAATTGAATACTGCATTCCAGGCTGCAAGTGCTGAAATGTATGCACAAAGTGGTGCTCAAGGTGGTGCACAGGCTGGTCCTGATACGAATGCCGGACAAGCTGGCGGTGCTCAGGATAGCGGTAAGCATGGTGATAATGTGCAGGATGCAGATTTCGAGGAAGTCAAATGA
- a CDS encoding META domain-containing protein, whose product MKKVIVSLCMAGALIALSSCRSSKDAATLSSINGEWNIIEINGAAVVPAPNQEFPFIGFDTNTGKVFGNSGCNRMMGSFDVNAKPGTIDLGAMASTRMACPDMTLEQNVLSALGQVKKYKKLGKENIALCGSSNRPIIVLQKKAPTVKLSDLSGKWIISEAGGQSIPEGMEKQPFIEFNLSEKRIHGNAGCNLINGGFVADNENSSAISFPQLISTMMACPDMEVEGRVMKALNEVKSFGKLAGGGIGLYDADNTLVMVLVKK is encoded by the coding sequence ATGAAGAAAGTAATAGTTTCTCTTTGTATGGCAGGAGCTTTGATTGCTCTGTCATCTTGTCGCTCTTCCAAAGATGCTGCGACATTATCTTCCATCAATGGTGAATGGAATATTATTGAAATAAATGGTGCTGCCGTAGTGCCTGCTCCCAATCAGGAATTCCCTTTTATCGGTTTTGATACGAATACCGGAAAAGTATTCGGTAATAGTGGTTGTAATCGTATGATGGGTTCGTTCGATGTGAACGCTAAACCCGGTACAATTGATCTCGGAGCTATGGCAAGTACGCGTATGGCTTGTCCGGATATGACGCTGGAACAAAACGTGTTGTCTGCTTTGGGACAAGTGAAGAAGTATAAAAAGTTAGGTAAGGAGAACATCGCTTTGTGCGGTTCATCCAATCGTCCTATTATTGTATTACAAAAGAAAGCTCCTACAGTGAAACTATCAGACTTGAGTGGTAAGTGGATTATTTCCGAAGCCGGTGGTCAGTCCATTCCCGAAGGTATGGAGAAACAACCGTTTATTGAGTTCAATCTTTCTGAAAAGAGAATACACGGCAATGCCGGTTGTAATCTTATTAATGGCGGATTTGTTGCAGACAACGAGAACAGTTCTGCAATTTCTTTCCCGCAACTTATCAGCACTATGATGGCTTGTCCGGATATGGAAGTAGAAGGCCGTGTGATGAAAGCATTGAATGAAGTGAAGTCTTTCGGTAAACTGGCCGGTGGTGGCATCGGACTTTATGATGCGGATAATACACTGGTGATGGTACTGGTAAAGAAATAA
- a CDS encoding Crp/Fnr family transcriptional regulator, with amino-acid sequence MDLDQIIDNIGKLPEPSKNALKEIISEVTHPKGHILFRADKVETKVYFIKKGIVRAYTELADNEITFWFGREGDTVVSMKSYVSNQRGYENIELLEECELYEVRKRALHELFSKDIHIANWGREFAEKELLKTEERFIGRQFKTSLERYRDLMNHTPDLLQRVQLGYIASYLGITQVSLSRIRAKFR; translated from the coding sequence ATGGATTTAGATCAGATTATCGATAATATAGGAAAGCTGCCGGAGCCGTCAAAGAATGCGCTGAAGGAGATCATTTCTGAAGTCACTCACCCAAAAGGACATATCCTATTCAGGGCGGACAAGGTAGAAACCAAAGTATACTTCATAAAGAAAGGCATTGTACGTGCCTATACCGAGTTAGCTGACAACGAAATAACATTTTGGTTCGGACGCGAAGGCGATACGGTGGTATCCATGAAAAGCTATGTATCCAACCAAAGAGGCTATGAGAATATAGAACTCCTGGAAGAATGTGAACTATATGAAGTAAGGAAACGAGCCTTACATGAATTATTCAGCAAGGATATACACATCGCCAACTGGGGAAGAGAATTTGCAGAAAAGGAATTGCTCAAAACAGAAGAAAGATTTATCGGCCGACAGTTCAAGACATCCTTGGAACGTTATAGAGACCTGATGAATCATACTCCGGATCTTTTGCAAAGAGTACAATTAGGCTATATCGCTTCCTATCTTGGTATTACACAGGTCAGTTTAAGCCGTATTCGGGCTAAATTCAGATAA
- a CDS encoding DMT family transporter, with the protein MSWIYLIVAGLFEVAFTSCMGKVKETTGSEMYWWFTGFIISMSISMFLLIKATQALPIGTAYAVWTGIGAVGTVLAGILIFKEPATIWRLFFIATLIGSIIGLKVVSH; encoded by the coding sequence ATGAGTTGGATATATTTAATTGTGGCCGGATTGTTCGAAGTAGCGTTTACATCGTGTATGGGTAAGGTTAAAGAAACAACCGGCAGTGAAATGTACTGGTGGTTCACCGGTTTCATTATTTCTATGAGTATCAGCATGTTTTTGCTGATAAAGGCAACGCAAGCCCTGCCTATTGGTACAGCTTATGCTGTATGGACAGGGATAGGTGCGGTAGGAACCGTATTGGCGGGCATACTGATTTTCAAGGAACCTGCTACTATATGGAGGTTATTTTTTATTGCAACGCTGATAGGTTCGATTATCGGTTTGAAAGTAGTATCTCATTAA
- a CDS encoding Crp/Fnr family transcriptional regulator, producing MEMMIKKFCQRYRVPEKSLHELLSHMTEYHFGKGESIVKEGERNSNFYILKKGIWRAYYMIDGTESSLWFAGTGEIAFSSWGYVNNEASQVNIESVNESIAYGIAKPDLEELFNSSIELSNFGRKIFEQEILFIDSYTLAYGTPSAKERYLTLMEENPELLQYVPLKHLASYLYITPQSLSRIRAGLKRRK from the coding sequence ATGGAAATGATGATAAAGAAATTCTGCCAAAGATACAGAGTCCCGGAAAAAAGCCTGCATGAACTTTTGTCACACATGACAGAATATCATTTCGGTAAAGGGGAATCCATTGTGAAAGAAGGAGAACGTAACAGTAACTTCTACATCTTGAAAAAGGGTATTTGGCGTGCTTATTATATGATAGACGGTACTGAAAGTTCCCTTTGGTTTGCCGGAACAGGAGAAATAGCTTTTTCCTCCTGGGGGTATGTCAATAATGAAGCTTCACAAGTGAATATTGAATCTGTGAATGAAAGTATTGCCTATGGTATTGCCAAACCGGATTTAGAAGAACTCTTCAATAGTTCTATAGAGTTATCCAACTTTGGCCGAAAAATCTTTGAACAGGAAATTTTATTCATTGATAGCTACACATTGGCATACGGCACTCCAAGTGCCAAAGAGCGTTATCTGACCCTAATGGAAGAGAATCCGGAACTGTTGCAATATGTTCCGTTAAAACATTTAGCATCGTATTTATATATTACACCACAGTCTTTGAGCAGAATACGGGCAGGACTGAAGAGAAGGAAATAA